One part of the Mya arenaria isolate MELC-2E11 chromosome 3, ASM2691426v1 genome encodes these proteins:
- the LOC128226166 gene encoding transcription factor ovo-like homolog lin-48 — protein MFQPFTTSRSTKFDFSKDTLLDLHRSLSEISRSDVSHPSCSIKTENLTRELFYPFTNLYSSSMYQPFTNRQTDDYFNKYFNRSNCESSERAKTTLKAPFPRPPDKRLQVQNNRSFGQVGDYYPFKSQFSPASLPSSPTSPLISPPQASTQRLQVPGVTSNIELINGGFGVKNPLLSPDCCLKEGSGCRDAKFKCRICCDAFEFPKLLQRHLKTHSDVKRYLCTFCGKGFNDTFDLKRHTRTHTGVRPYKCEHCEKAFTQRCSLESHCRKIHGLEFRFRYKERRGKMYVCEDCGHVTHHPETHFTHIKESHPYNPTILRCFDKRHFNFSDTVTS, from the exons ATGTTTCAACCATTTACAACCAGCAGAAGCACCAAATTCGATTTTTCAAAAGATACCCTGTTGGACCTACATCGTAGCTTGTCGGAAATTTCAAGAAGTGATGTTAGTCACCCATCTTGTagtattaaaacagaaaatctTACAAGGGAGCTTTTTTATCCATTCACTAACTTATATAGCTCTTCAATGTACCAGCCATTTACAAATAGGCAAACCGACgattatttcaacaaatatttcaacCGCAGCAACTGCGAATCATCGGAAAGGGCCAAAACGACCCTTAAAGCACCCTTTCCACGACCGCCGGATAAACGTCTGCAAGTTCAAAACAACAGATCCTTTGGTCAGGTGGGAGATTATTATCCGTTCAAGTCACAGTTTTCACCAGCAAGCCTTCCGTCATCGCCTACAAGCCCTCTCATTTCGCCACCACAGGCATCAACACAACGTCTTCAG GTCCCTGGTGTGACGTCAAATATTGAGCTGATAAATGGAGGTTTTGGAGTCAAAAATCCCCTTTTGTCACCTGATTGCTGTTTAAAAGAAG GTTCTGGATGTCGAGATGCGAAATTCAAATGCAGAATTTGTTGCGATGCATTCGAGTTCCCCAAACTTCTGCAACGTCATCTGAAAACGCACAGTGACGTCAAGCGATACTTATGCACTTTCTGTGGCAAGGGGTTCAACGACACGTTCGATCTGAAGCGGCATACGAGAACACACACTG GAGTTCGCCCATACAAATGTGAACATTGCGAAAAAGCTTTTACTCAACGCTGTTCGCTTGAATCCCATTGCCGTAAAATACACGGATTGGAATTCCGATTCCGGTATAAAGAAAGACGCGGAAAAATGTACGTGTGCGAAGATTGTGGTCACGTTACACATCATCCGGAAACACATTTCACCCATATTAAAGAAAGTCACCCATACAACCCAACAATACTGCGGTGCTTCGACAAGAGACATTTCAATTTTTCAGACACTGTAACATCATAA
- the LOC128226167 gene encoding uncharacterized protein LOC128226167 isoform X1, whose protein sequence is MIYSYMLTLDRRIREEILKMALKMLSQSSAVLKIGVLFVIISFILCSVSFATPSWKYDSPSFHYGLWQYCVESDEDLLTYCIPHEYYSNFYTVTGWVRGVQALAAAGYILLVVGVVMSLALLCCTSSRRVASSNPWILLFAAI, encoded by the exons atgatatattcATACATGCTTACCCTAGATCGACGAATAAGAGAGGAAATATTGAAGATGGCGTTGAAAATGTTATCTCAGTCTTCGGCAGTGCTTAAAATTGGAGTACTGTTTGTGATTATATCATTCATCTTATGCTCTGTTTCATTCGCAACACCTAGCTGGAAATACGACTCACCAAGCTTCCATTATGGACTATGGCAATATTGTGTAGAAAGTGATGAAGATTTGCTTACTTATTGTATACCACACGAATACTATTCGAATTTCTATACTG TCACAGGATGGGTCCGAGGAGTACAGGCACTGGCAGCAGCAGGATACATACTCCTCGTGGTGGGTGTGGTCATGTCACTCGCCCTCCTCTGTTGTACCTCCAGTCGCAGGGTCGCCAGCTCCAACCCGTGGATCTTGCTGTTTGCAG CCATATGA
- the LOC128226167 gene encoding uncharacterized protein LOC128226167 isoform X2 — MKICLLIVYHTNTIRISILSQDGSEEYRHWQQQDTYSSWWVWSCHSPSSVVPPVAGSPAPTRGSCCLQEFAMKPRSLFSYGRTAFITLATPGTSVALDAIWLWLPPS, encoded by the exons ATGAAGATTTGCTTACTTATTGTATACCACACGAATACTATTCGAATTTCTATACTG TCACAGGATGGGTCCGAGGAGTACAGGCACTGGCAGCAGCAGGATACATACTCCTCGTGGTGGGTGTGGTCATGTCACTCGCCCTCCTCTGTTGTACCTCCAGTCGCAGGGTCGCCAGCTCCAACCCGTGGATCTTGCTGTTTGCAG GAGTTTGCTATGAAGCCGCGATCATTATTTTCGTATGGAAGAACAGCTTTCATAACATTGGCTACTCCTGGTACGTCGGTGGCATTGGATGCAATTTGGCTTTGGTTGCCGCCATCTTGA